The following are encoded together in the Candidatus Baltobacteraceae bacterium genome:
- a CDS encoding 3'-5' exonuclease — MDLLSRRRFAVIDLETTGFSPVNDRIVEMACVVVVDGIIARSWSTLVNPQREIPRYATAVHGIRDADVAHAPPLRTVEPRLREMCDEAVVVAHNASFDLAFLPSLQASPSLCTVQLARRVFPDAPNHKNQTLRAYLELDKDDAFKGLDAHRALSDALVTAGILLRCLERMRGSATPRPVGCAPYYQGAPIRCSAARLRATIAS, encoded by the coding sequence ATGGATCTGCTTTCGCGACGGCGGTTTGCCGTGATCGATCTGGAGACGACCGGATTTAGTCCGGTCAACGATCGGATCGTCGAGATGGCGTGCGTGGTCGTCGTCGACGGCATCATCGCGCGCAGCTGGTCGACGCTCGTCAATCCGCAGCGCGAGATACCGCGCTATGCCACGGCCGTACACGGTATCCGCGATGCCGACGTCGCGCACGCGCCGCCGTTACGCACCGTCGAGCCGAGGCTTCGCGAGATGTGCGACGAGGCGGTTGTCGTGGCGCACAACGCGTCGTTCGATCTCGCGTTTTTGCCGTCGCTGCAGGCGTCGCCCTCGCTTTGCACGGTGCAACTCGCGCGCCGCGTCTTTCCCGACGCTCCGAATCACAAAAATCAAACGCTGCGCGCGTATCTCGAACTCGATAAGGACGATGCGTTTAAGGGGCTCGACGCGCACCGCGCGCTCTCCGACGCGCTGGTGACCGCCGGCATTTTGCTGCGCTGCCTCGAGCGCATGCGCGGCTCGGCTACGCCTCGGCCAGTTGGCTGCGCCCCGTATTACCAAGGTGCGCCGATCCGCTGCAGTGCGGCGAGGCTTCGCGCGACGATCGCCTCTTGA